GCGTGGAGCCGCCCGGGAGTTCGGCTCAACCGCTCCAGTGGGCCACTGACGCAAATCGCCGCGATCACGCGCCCGCCGGAACCACGAATGGGCGCTGACACACTGGCGACACCCGCCTCGCGCTCGGCAACGCTTTGTGCCCACCCGCGCTTCCTGACCGTGACCAACTCGCTGGCAGAAAAGCGCGCGTCCTGCAGGCCATTGTTGATTCGCTCGGGATCTTCCCACGCCAGCAGCACTTGAGCAGCTGACCCTGCGTTCATGGAGAGAACTGATCCAACCGGGACGGTGTCGCGCAGGCCTGAGGAACGCTCCGCCGCCGCAATACATATCCGTTGGTCACCACGGCGCTTGTACAACTGGGTGCTTTCGCCCGTCTGCTGGCGCAGCACATTGAGGATCGGAGCGGAGGCAGCCAGCAGTCGATCGTCGCCACTGGCAGCGGCGAGTTCCGCGAGGCGGGGCCCGAGGGTGAAACGACCCTTGGCGTCACGGCCGATGAGCCGATGGTGCTCCAGGGCCATGGCGAGTCGATGCACGGTAGGCCGGGGGAGTTTGGTCGTTGAGACCAGCCCCGCAAGGTTTAGTGGCCCATCTTCGAGGGCACCAAGCACTAGGACGGACTTATCAATAACGCCCACCCCGCTGCCGGCCGAATCCTCGAAAATGTCCATACAATGATACTGCTGTCTCGCATAGTGAGACGTCAAGTCCACGAATGGGTGAAAGGGTGCGCACAATAGCGATCCGCCCGCCAACGACGGGTCTTGGTCGAGCAGGAGGAATCATGGGCCGCACATTGGCGCAGAAGGTGTGGGATCAGCACGTTGTCCGGAGTGCGGCTGGCGAACCAGATCTGCTCTACATCGACCTTCACCTCATCCACGAGGTGACCAGTCCACAGGCATTTGATGGCCTTCGTGAGGCTGGGCGTCCGGTGCGTCGCCCCGAGCTGACGGTAGCGACCGAGGATCACAACGTTCCGACCGTGGATATCGACAAGCCGATAGCCGATCCCGTATCGCGCACCCAGGTGGAGACCCTGCGACGCAACTGCGAGGAGTTCGGCGTGCCCATCTATTCGCTGGGAAACGTTGAGCAAGGCATCGTGCACGTCGTCGGTCCGCAGTTGGGTCTTACTCAACCGGGCATGACGGTCGTGTGCGGGGACAGCCATACGTCCACACACGGAGCGTTCGGTGCCTTGGCATTCGGCATCGGAACCAGCGAAGTCGAGCACGTCCTGGCGACGCAGACCCTGCCGTTGAAGCCCTTCAAGACAATGGCGATAACTATCGATGGTGCGTTGCCGGAGGGTGTCACGGCCAAGGATCTGATCCTGGCGGTGATTGCCGAAATCGGCACCGGCGGTGGCCAGGGTTTTGTCCTGGAATATCGCGGAGAGGCAATCCGAGCCCTGTCCATGGAAGCCCGAATGACGATCTGCAACATGTCGATCGAGGCCGGAGCGCGGGCAGGCATGATCGCGCCTGACGAGACGACGTTCGCCTATCTGGCGGGTCGACCCAAGGCACCGGTGGGCGCGCAATGGGATGAGGCGATGGCAGCGTGGCGAGCTTTGTCCACCGACGATGATGCCGAGTTCGACGCTGAGGTGGTCATCGACGCGTCCTCGCTCTCGCCATTCGTCACCTGGGGCACCAACCCGGGCCAGGGCGTGCCCTTGTCGGCGAGCGTGCCAAACCCGGCTGACTTTACCGATCCCGGCCAGGCCGCTGCGGCCCGTCGAGCACTTGAGTACATGGGACTCGAAGCCGGAACACCACTTCGAGACATCGCCGTTGACACGGTGTTTCTTGGCTCGTGCACGAACGGTCGGATCGAAGACCTGCGAGCGGCGGCCGACGTTGTCCGCGACCGCAAGGTGGCAGACAACGTCACCATGCTGGTTGTCCCTGGCTCGGTTCGGGTGCGCCTTGCTGCCGAGGCCGAGGGCCTGGACAAGGTATTCATCGAAGCGGGAGCCCAGTGGCGTCAGGCGGGTTGCTCAATGTGTCTGGCGATGAATCCGGACAAGTTGACCCCTGGCGAGCGGAGTGCCTCCACCTCGAATCGCAACTTCGAGGGTCGGCAGGGGCCTGGCGGGCGAACGCACCTCGTATCGCCGCCAGTCGCGGCCGCCACCGCCGTCCTTGGCCACCTGGCCGCACCCACCGACCTTGAGCCGCTGGCCGGCTGACGGTCAACAGACTGAGGAGTTGTCATGAAGAAGTTCACGGTTCACACCGGCGTTGGAGTCCCGTTGCAACGCAGCAACGTCGACACCGACCAGATCATCCCGGCCGCCTACCTCAAGCGGGTCACTCGTCACGGATATGAAGATGCGCTCTTCTCGGCTTGGCGCAACGATCCGGATTTCGTGTTGAATGATCAGGCGTTCAGTTCCGGATCGGTGCTGGTGGCCGGACCCGAATTCGGCACGGGGTCCTCTCGCGAACATGCTGTGTGGGCGCTACAGGACTACGGCTTCAAGGTCGTGTTGTCGAGTCGGTACGCGGACATCTTCCGTGGCAATGCGGGAAAGGGTGGACTGCTTGCCGCGGAGGTTGACCAAGCGGTGATTGAGCGATTGTGGCAACTCATGGCCGAGCAGCCCGGTGCGCACATCACGGTCAATCTGGTGGAGCGTCGAGTCCAAGCAGACGGAATTGATGAGCCGTTCATCATTGATGACTATGTGCGATGGCGATTGCTGGAAGGTCTCGATGACATTGGTATCACCTTGCGCCATGAGCCGGACATCACGGCTTTCGAGGCATCGCGGCCGTCGTACTTGCCGACGACCATCTGAAGTCATTCGGTGCGTTCTCGTTGCCTGTTGATCTCGGACGTGGAAGCATGGATGCGCTGTGCGGTAGGCACTTGTGGCGATCTTTCGTCGGGAGCGGTTACGGCGTGGCATCCAATTAGACCTGTGTGCTCCGTCTAGCCTCGCGCTTGCCGGGCACAACAGCCCGGAGAAGCCCCCCGACGGAGGATTTGTTGTGAACAAGGCAGAACTCATTGATCGTGTTGCAGAACGACTAGAGCTCAATCGCAAGCAGGCGCAGGACGCGGTGGAAGAGGTCATTGGTTCCATCCAACAGGCAGTCGCGAGCGGTGAGAAAGTTGCGATCACCGGATTCGGAATCTTCGAGAAGGCGTCGCGACGTGCACGTACGGGGCGCAACCCGTCCACGGGTGCCATCGTCAAGATCAAGGCGACCCACGTTCCACGCTTCCGCGCCGGAGCGGAGTTCAAGAGTGTGGTGAAGACCGGCCGTGCCGCCGCTGCGAAGAAAGCAGCACCGGTGAAGAAGGCAGTGGCGAAGCAGGCGGCGGCAGTTAAGAAGGCCGCACCAGCCAAGAAGGCGCCAGCTAAGAAGGCGCCAGCTAAGAAGGCACCGGCGAAGAAGGCACCGGCGAAGAAGGCGCCAGCTAAGAAGGCGCCCGCCAAGAAGGCGCCCGCCAAGAAGGCACCGGCGAAGAAGGCACCGGCCAAGAAGGCACCGGCCAAGAAGGCACCGGCCAAGAAGGCACCGGCCAAGAAGGCACCGGCCAAGAAGGCACCGGCCAAGAAGGCATCAGCCAAGAAGTGACGTAACGACTTGGCAACAACGCAGGAGCGGGATCGGACCCCAAGGTTCGATCCCGCTCCTGCGTTGTTGGGCGCTTTAAAACCCCGAGCGCGGTTTAGTCCAACAGCAGCGAACCCTGCTGACGCAGGACCCGTCGACTGTTTGGGCCGAGTCCTGATTCGGCAGCGCGCCGGAGATCGTCCGCTGTGTCGACGTCGAGACGAAGTTGCGCGGGAGTGCCGACCGTCAAATCTCGAGCACCCGACCGACGATGCTCCGCGGCCGATCCATCGCCAAACATCGGGCGGAGGAGTTGGTGCGTGTTAGCGGTCAATACCGTGGTGCCAGTGCCTGAATGGTCCGAGACGAAGCAGCGCGGGTAACTGGCCGCCGATGCCAGGGCTTGGTCGATGCTCTCAGGTGTCGCGCAAGCTAGATCGCCCGCAATCACAGCCAAGCGTGCACCCGCGTCCAGTTGGCGGATCCAGTCTTCCGCTCGCCCAAGCGCGGCGTTCAACGAACTGCGTGCGGAATCTGCGCCCTCGTCATCGCGGTCGGTGATTGCTTGCGCCCCCGCTGCTCTAGCTGTCGCCAAGACCGTTGCGTCACCGGAAACAACGAAAACGCGAGTGACGCCTGACGCGGTCAGGCAGGCGTGCAGGACATCCTTGGCGAACGCGAGGGCCAGTGGTGCTCGCTGGCCATCGTGGGATAAACCAAGGCGGCTCTTTGCACGTGCGAGTTCTTTGACCGGCACCACGACGGTCCATCCGCCGCTGTTGTTTGGTTGCTTCGGGTGCACCGTGGAATGGTGTCACTACGGTTCGATGACATCGATGGCGCGTGGCACCGATGTCGGTATTCGGATCGACACAGCGACACAAACCCGGCACGATCAGGCGCAACTAGAAAGGGGGAGATCGCCAAGTGGGAGCGCGCAGGCACGGGGCTCGACACCTCGGTCCGTTCTATCGGTTTGCGGTCATGACCATTGCACCGTTCATGACAGTCTGGACCCGTCGTGAACGCCGCAACCTCGAGATCCTCAGCGCAACCTATCCACCCAACGACGGCGTCATCGTGGCGATCAACCACATGTCCTGGTTCGACCCGATGAATGTGTGCCACACGCTGTGGGACGCCGGGCGGCCACCGCGATTCATGGCCAAGGAGAAGCTGTTCCGGGTTCCTTTTCTCGGACAGATCATGAGCGGCGCAGGCCAGATACCGGTCTTCCGCGAGTCCGACGACCCCAGGGCTGCAATCAGCGCCGCGATTGACGCCATCAACGCGGGCGAGTGCGTCGTCGTCTATCCGGAGGGAACCATGACGCGGGACCCCGAGTACTGGGTCATGAAGGGCAGAACTGGAGCGGCCCACTTGGCGCTGGAGACCGGTGCCCCGGTCATCCCGATGGCCCAGTGGGGTCCCCAGGAGGTGATGGGCGCTTACAAGAACGAATTCAAGATCCTTCCACGCAAACTCATGCGCACGAATGTTGGTCCGCCTGTTGATCTCGACGACTTTCGCGGGAAGGAGATCACCCGCGAGTTGTTACATGAAGCCACCGACCGGATCATTGAAGCGATCACCGTTCTGCTGGCGGAGTTGCGCGGTGAAGACGCACCCCCCGATCATCTTGACTACCGAGAATGGCGCAAGGCCCAGGCCGGAGGTCAACCCGGTTCAGCCACAGCGAGCACATAGCCCGCGACCAGCTAGGCAGTACTACCGACCAGACAGCAACACTCAACCAAAAGAACCACCGAGAAGCACGACAGGAGTCAAGCGATGACACGGGTAACGATTATGGGTAGCGGCTCGATGGGAACTGCCATGGCAATGGTGACCGCTGACGCTGGCGGTGAGGTCGTGACCTGGGCATTGGAACCTGAAGTCGCCGATAGCATCACGCGCTTGCACGAGAACAAGGTCTACCAACCCGGTTTTGAGTTGCCCCCGAGCATTACGTCTACCACTGACCCCGAGGAGGCGCTGCGAGACGCGGAGATCGTCCTCCTGGCGATCCCCTCTCAAACATTGCGTGAGAATCTGAAGGCTTGGAAGAGCTTCATTCCGGAAGGCGCGATCCTGGTCAGCCTGATGAAAGGCATCGAACTCGGAACCTGCCTGCGGATGACCCAGGTCATTGCGGAGGTCGCTGAAGTCTCGCCCGAATACGCCGCCACAATGTCAGGCCCCAATCTGGCCCGAGAGATCGTCCAGCGCCAGCCCGCTGCGACCACGGTTGCGTGCGCGAGCCCCGAGAATGCGCAGAAGTTGGCCCTCGCCGTCACCACGGCATACTTCCGGCCCTACTGGACCCCCGATGTGGTGGGCACCGAGCTGGCCGGGGCGGTCAAGAACGTCATCGCGTTGGCCAACGGCATGGCCTACGGAATGGGATTCGGTGAGAACTCCCAGGCATCCATGATCACCCGTGGTTTGGCTGAGATGTCGCGCCTCGGCGCAGCCCTCGGCGCGAATCCGCTGACATTCCTCGGTCTTGCCGGGATCGGCGACATGATCGCCACCTGCACATCACCGCTGTCTCGTAACCGCACGTTCGGCGAGAACCTGGGCCGCGGGCTCACGGTCGAGGAGACCATCGAGCAAACCAAGCAGACGTGCGAGGGCGTCAAAAGTTGCCAGTCCGTGCTGGACCTCGCCACCCGCAACGGTGTCGACATGCCCATCACCGAACAGGTCGTCCAGGTGGTGCACCACGGGATGCCGCCTCGGGAGATGCTGGGCAACTTGATGTCGCGCGACCCGAAGGCGGAACAAGGAAGCGGTGCAGCGGAATAGCCAGCCGCGGCGCGTATGGTCTGCACCGT
This region of Candidatus Nanopelagicales bacterium genomic DNA includes:
- a CDS encoding 1-acyl-sn-glycerol-3-phosphate acyltransferase gives rise to the protein MTIAPFMTVWTRRERRNLEILSATYPPNDGVIVAINHMSWFDPMNVCHTLWDAGRPPRFMAKEKLFRVPFLGQIMSGAGQIPVFRESDDPRAAISAAIDAINAGECVVVYPEGTMTRDPEYWVMKGRTGAAHLALETGAPVIPMAQWGPQEVMGAYKNEFKILPRKLMRTNVGPPVDLDDFRGKEITRELLHEATDRIIEAITVLLAELRGEDAPPDHLDYREWRKAQAGGQPGSATAST
- a CDS encoding HU family DNA-binding protein, giving the protein MNKAELIDRVAERLELNRKQAQDAVEEVIGSIQQAVASGEKVAITGFGIFEKASRRARTGRNPSTGAIVKIKATHVPRFRAGAEFKSVVKTGRAAAAKKAAPVKKAVAKQAAAVKKAAPAKKAPAKKAPAKKAPAKKAPAKKAPAKKAPAKKAPAKKAPAKKAPAKKAPAKKAPAKKAPAKKAPAKKAPAKKASAKK
- a CDS encoding NAD(P)-dependent glycerol-3-phosphate dehydrogenase, with the protein product MTRVTIMGSGSMGTAMAMVTADAGGEVVTWALEPEVADSITRLHENKVYQPGFELPPSITSTTDPEEALRDAEIVLLAIPSQTLRENLKAWKSFIPEGAILVSLMKGIELGTCLRMTQVIAEVAEVSPEYAATMSGPNLAREIVQRQPAATTVACASPENAQKLALAVTTAYFRPYWTPDVVGTELAGAVKNVIALANGMAYGMGFGENSQASMITRGLAEMSRLGAALGANPLTFLGLAGIGDMIATCTSPLSRNRTFGENLGRGLTVEETIEQTKQTCEGVKSCQSVLDLATRNGVDMPITEQVVQVVHHGMPPREMLGNLMSRDPKAEQGSGAAE
- a CDS encoding IclR family transcriptional regulator yields the protein MDIFEDSAGSGVGVIDKSVLVLGALEDGPLNLAGLVSTTKLPRPTVHRLAMALEHHRLIGRDAKGRFTLGPRLAELAAASGDDRLLAASAPILNVLRQQTGESTQLYKRRGDQRICIAAAERSSGLRDTVPVGSVLSMNAGSAAQVLLAWEDPERINNGLQDARFSASELVTVRKRGWAQSVAEREAGVASVSAPIRGSGGRVIAAICVSGPLERLSRTPGRLHAAQVLAAADKLSEAARRGSPGGSSARRK
- the leuC gene encoding 3-isopropylmalate dehydratase large subunit; the protein is MGRTLAQKVWDQHVVRSAAGEPDLLYIDLHLIHEVTSPQAFDGLREAGRPVRRPELTVATEDHNVPTVDIDKPIADPVSRTQVETLRRNCEEFGVPIYSLGNVEQGIVHVVGPQLGLTQPGMTVVCGDSHTSTHGAFGALAFGIGTSEVEHVLATQTLPLKPFKTMAITIDGALPEGVTAKDLILAVIAEIGTGGGQGFVLEYRGEAIRALSMEARMTICNMSIEAGARAGMIAPDETTFAYLAGRPKAPVGAQWDEAMAAWRALSTDDDAEFDAEVVIDASSLSPFVTWGTNPGQGVPLSASVPNPADFTDPGQAAAARRALEYMGLEAGTPLRDIAVDTVFLGSCTNGRIEDLRAAADVVRDRKVADNVTMLVVPGSVRVRLAAEAEGLDKVFIEAGAQWRQAGCSMCLAMNPDKLTPGERSASTSNRNFEGRQGPGGRTHLVSPPVAAATAVLGHLAAPTDLEPLAG
- the leuD gene encoding 3-isopropylmalate dehydratase small subunit — translated: MKKFTVHTGVGVPLQRSNVDTDQIIPAAYLKRVTRHGYEDALFSAWRNDPDFVLNDQAFSSGSVLVAGPEFGTGSSREHAVWALQDYGFKVVLSSRYADIFRGNAGKGGLLAAEVDQAVIERLWQLMAEQPGAHITVNLVERRVQADGIDEPFIIDDYVRWRLLEGLDDIGITLRHEPDITAFEASRPSYLPTTI
- the cofC gene encoding 2-phospho-L-lactate guanylyltransferase; amino-acid sequence: MHPKQPNNSGGWTVVVPVKELARAKSRLGLSHDGQRAPLALAFAKDVLHACLTASGVTRVFVVSGDATVLATARAAGAQAITDRDDEGADSARSSLNAALGRAEDWIRQLDAGARLAVIAGDLACATPESIDQALASAASYPRCFVSDHSGTGTTVLTANTHQLLRPMFGDGSAAEHRRSGARDLTVGTPAQLRLDVDTADDLRRAAESGLGPNSRRVLRQQGSLLLD